In Methanococcoides sp. AM1, one genomic interval encodes:
- the lysS gene encoding lysine--tRNA ligase produces the protein MAEIKHWAEVVADEALENGTKHRISTGITPSGHIHIGNMREVVTADAAYRTLVEKGAETDFIYMADNFDPLRKVYPFLPESYAEHVGKPISEIPCPCGECESYAEHFLKPFLEGLEKLGIHPKVYRADQLYKSGRFVEAIKTALIKRDDIAKILKEVSGKDVLPEWSPFNPICQECKKINTAVVTGFDADAETVDYECSCGHSGTVPMAGGGKLTWRVDWPAKWKMMNVTVEPFGKDHASRGGSYDTGKRIVREIFDHEPPQPIVYEWIMLGQKGAMSSSTGVVVSISDMLKVVPPEVLRYLIMRTKPEKHIKFDPGQPLLTLVDEYERLNANTEIEGLNKRVLELSHAKGICHTDIPFKHMTTISQVAHGDFDKIMKIVERAGYDTSNEKCIRELTNNVSNWLEMYAPPFAKFSVKDELPEQTATLSDVQKAFLGAVSDIIEASGELTGEDYHNLVYSSKEAGSDLHLKIVEKLGVPEDELEINPKEMFKAIYTSVLGQQSGPKAGWFLSSIDQDFLAKRFSEASTYRP, from the coding sequence ATGGCAGAGATCAAACACTGGGCAGAAGTCGTTGCTGACGAAGCTCTGGAAAATGGGACAAAACACAGGATATCCACAGGGATCACACCTTCCGGCCACATCCATATTGGAAATATGAGAGAGGTCGTAACCGCAGATGCAGCATACAGGACGCTTGTGGAAAAAGGTGCTGAAACCGATTTCATCTACATGGCCGACAACTTCGACCCGCTTCGAAAGGTCTACCCTTTCCTTCCGGAAAGCTATGCAGAACACGTCGGAAAACCAATTTCCGAGATACCCTGCCCATGCGGGGAATGTGAAAGCTACGCAGAGCACTTCCTCAAACCTTTCCTTGAAGGACTTGAGAAACTTGGCATCCACCCGAAGGTCTACCGTGCAGACCAGCTTTACAAGAGCGGCAGGTTCGTTGAGGCTATCAAGACAGCACTTATCAAAAGGGATGATATCGCAAAGATCCTCAAGGAAGTATCAGGAAAGGATGTGTTACCTGAATGGAGCCCGTTCAACCCTATCTGCCAGGAATGTAAAAAGATCAATACAGCAGTAGTCACCGGATTCGATGCAGATGCTGAGACCGTGGACTACGAATGTTCCTGTGGTCATTCCGGCACAGTTCCAATGGCTGGTGGCGGAAAGCTCACATGGCGTGTGGACTGGCCTGCAAAATGGAAGATGATGAATGTAACAGTCGAACCATTTGGAAAGGACCATGCATCAAGAGGCGGCTCATATGATACAGGAAAGAGGATCGTACGCGAGATATTCGACCACGAGCCACCGCAGCCTATCGTCTACGAGTGGATCATGCTGGGACAGAAAGGTGCAATGTCATCATCAACCGGTGTAGTAGTCTCAATTTCCGATATGCTCAAGGTCGTACCGCCTGAGGTACTGCGCTACCTGATCATGCGCACAAAACCTGAAAAACACATCAAGTTCGACCCGGGACAGCCACTGCTGACACTTGTGGACGAGTACGAACGTCTCAATGCCAATACTGAGATCGAAGGTCTCAACAAGCGTGTGCTGGAACTCTCACATGCAAAGGGTATCTGCCACACAGACATCCCGTTCAAGCACATGACAACCATCTCCCAGGTAGCACATGGTGACTTCGATAAGATCATGAAGATCGTGGAACGTGCAGGATACGACACCAGCAACGAAAAATGTATCAGGGAACTGACAAACAATGTCTCCAACTGGCTTGAGATGTATGCACCACCATTTGCAAAGTTCAGCGTAAAGGATGAACTGCCTGAACAGACCGCAACACTCTCTGATGTGCAGAAAGCATTCCTCGGAGCAGTATCTGATATCATTGAAGCCAGCGGTGAACTGACAGGTGAGGATTATCACAACCTTGTATATTCTTCAAAGGAAGCAGGCTCTGACCTCCACCTTAAGATCGTGGAAAAGCTTGGCGTACCCGAAGACGAGCTGGAGATCAATCCAAAGGAAATGTTCAAGGCGATCTACACTTCAGTACTTGGCCAGCAGTCCGGACCTAAAGCAGGATGGTTCCTGTCATCCATCGACCAGGACTTCCTTGCAAAGCGCTTCAGTGAAGCATCAACATACAGACCTTAA
- a CDS encoding decarboxylase: MTNSTVPSPKFTLSKKVVLEQYNKVKEVVDIPAFSSKTNPRISPMIEENTDGFLSVHMINELKHVKDMSRVLFLAQGWTSEIVEDLYKRGIRSFAVDNEFDLDILLSTMELTDWKITLLLRLKLKEHSLRTERYFVFGMRSDVINERVAQLKDNSHIEQLGVHFHRKTQNVNEWKIQQDIEDVLSEETLEAIDILNIGGGLPSEYANTNVDVIGGIFRRLTELREWLHEKDIQLMIEPGRFISAPAGKLITYITGVYDNNIIVNASVYNSDMDAILVPVKLRVEGEVGNNVGNPYVIKGCTPCSMDLFRYRVYLKEDPKIGDEIVFINAGAYNFTSNFCDLEEIPTEIIE; the protein is encoded by the coding sequence ATGACCAATTCAACCGTCCCGTCCCCGAAATTCACATTATCAAAAAAGGTAGTTCTTGAGCAATACAACAAGGTAAAGGAAGTCGTGGACATCCCCGCCTTTAGCTCCAAGACGAACCCCAGGATCAGCCCGATGATCGAAGAGAACACCGACGGTTTCCTTAGCGTGCATATGATCAACGAGCTCAAGCACGTAAAGGACATGTCAAGGGTGCTTTTCCTGGCACAGGGATGGACCTCGGAGATCGTGGAAGATCTCTATAAGAGAGGCATTCGCTCCTTTGCCGTTGACAATGAGTTCGACCTCGATATTTTACTTTCAACAATGGAGCTCACCGACTGGAAGATCACACTTCTGCTCCGCCTGAAGCTCAAGGAGCATTCCCTGAGGACTGAGAGATATTTCGTTTTCGGAATGAGGTCCGATGTTATCAATGAAAGGGTAGCACAACTGAAAGACAACTCCCACATCGAACAGCTCGGAGTGCACTTTCACAGGAAGACACAGAACGTCAACGAGTGGAAGATCCAGCAGGACATCGAGGACGTCCTGTCAGAAGAGACACTTGAGGCCATCGATATCCTCAACATCGGAGGAGGCCTGCCTTCAGAATATGCCAACACCAACGTCGATGTCATCGGTGGGATATTCAGAAGACTTACAGAGCTTAGGGAATGGCTTCATGAGAAGGACATACAGCTCATGATAGAGCCAGGAAGGTTCATCTCAGCACCTGCAGGCAAGCTCATCACCTACATCACAGGCGTCTATGACAACAACATCATCGTGAACGCTTCCGTCTACAACAGTGACATGGATGCTATACTGGTACCTGTGAAACTGAGAGTTGAAGGCGAGGTTGGCAACAATGTCGGCAATCCGTATGTTATCAAGGGCTGCACCCCATGCTCAATGGACCTTTTCAGGTACCGTGTGTACCTTAAGGAAGATCCGAAGATCGGGGATGAGATCGTGTTCATCAATGCAGGAGCTTACAATTTCACGTCGAACTTCTGTGACCTGGAAGAGATCCCTACGGAAATAATAGAATGA
- a CDS encoding deoxyhypusine synthase family protein: protein MVKVKDLKWKQDMRVSELVDSYEFIGFQSVELQRASEVIVKMKKDSAKVFLTFTSNMVTSGLRGFFAQLIELGIADVIVTTVGGLEEDIMKATGEDFQIGSFQTDDVELHEKGINRVGNLLIKNESYMNFESLIERILKKLYEKQKRWAVSEMLREIGLMLDDENSILYQAAKNNVPIFCPAITDGAFGFHLYLFQQDHPDFMVDVVKDFGNILFASSFDDRKGVIALGGSISKHHAILSTLLNGGAEYAVYMTTAHRTSGSMSGANTNEAKSWGKVKDESDVATVIGDVSITFPLAMIHALDELAEDGLLESLKKNTEDSGVSK from the coding sequence ATGGTAAAAGTGAAGGACCTAAAATGGAAACAGGATATGCGAGTGTCTGAGCTTGTCGATTCCTACGAATTCATCGGATTCCAGAGCGTTGAGCTCCAGCGGGCATCCGAAGTAATAGTTAAGATGAAAAAGGATTCTGCAAAGGTATTCCTGACATTTACCTCCAACATGGTCACCTCCGGTCTGAGAGGGTTCTTTGCCCAGCTTATCGAGCTGGGAATTGCCGATGTCATCGTCACCACTGTAGGTGGTCTTGAAGAAGATATCATGAAGGCCACGGGAGAGGATTTCCAGATCGGCTCGTTCCAGACCGATGATGTGGAACTGCATGAAAAAGGCATTAACCGTGTGGGAAACCTGCTCATTAAGAACGAGAGCTACATGAACTTCGAGAGCCTCATCGAGAGGATCCTCAAGAAACTTTATGAAAAACAAAAACGCTGGGCTGTTTCCGAGATGCTGCGTGAGATCGGACTAATGCTCGATGACGAGAACTCGATCCTTTACCAAGCAGCAAAGAACAACGTACCGATATTCTGCCCGGCCATCACCGACGGTGCATTCGGTTTCCACTTATACCTGTTCCAGCAGGACCATCCTGATTTCATGGTAGATGTTGTCAAGGATTTCGGCAACATTCTGTTCGCAAGCAGCTTCGATGACCGCAAGGGTGTCATCGCACTGGGCGGATCAATATCAAAGCACCATGCTATCCTGAGCACACTCCTCAACGGAGGTGCCGAATACGCAGTATATATGACAACTGCCCACCGCACCTCGGGAAGCATGTCCGGTGCCAACACCAACGAAGCAAAGTCATGGGGAAAGGTCAAGGACGAGAGCGATGTTGCAACTGTCATCGGGGACGTGAGTATCACATTCCCGCTTGCCATGATACATGCACTTGATGAGCTCGCAGAGGACGGTCTGCTGGAAAGCCTGAAAAAGAATACTGAGGACAGCGGAGTGAGCAAATGA
- a CDS encoding pyruvoyl-dependent arginine decarboxylase yields the protein MIPKKAFVVKGTGVHKDKLASFELALRDGGIEKFNLVTVSSILPPNCDVVPQEEGLADLKPGQIVYCVMAKNQTDEPRRQIAAAIGNAVPVNRKDYGYISEHHSFGEDERTAGVYAEDLAATMLATTLGVEFDADSAWEEREQVYKASGHIFDTTHYCQCAQGDENGLWTTVVVAMVFVI from the coding sequence ATGATCCCGAAAAAAGCGTTTGTGGTAAAAGGTACCGGTGTCCATAAGGACAAGCTGGCTTCATTTGAGCTTGCGTTAAGGGACGGTGGGATCGAGAAGTTCAATCTTGTGACGGTTTCAAGCATATTGCCTCCAAATTGTGATGTGGTCCCACAGGAAGAAGGTCTTGCTGATCTCAAGCCCGGGCAGATCGTTTACTGCGTCATGGCAAAGAACCAGACGGATGAACCAAGACGCCAGATCGCAGCAGCCATCGGGAATGCTGTTCCTGTCAACAGGAAGGACTATGGTTACATTTCCGAGCACCATTCCTTCGGGGAGGACGAGAGGACCGCAGGAGTCTATGCCGAGGACCTGGCAGCAACCATGCTTGCTACGACCCTGGGAGTTGAGTTCGATGCGGACTCTGCCTGGGAAGAGCGTGAGCAGGTCTATAAGGCAAGTGGTCACATATTTGATACCACACACTATTGCCAGTGTGCCCAGGGAGATGAAAATGGCCTGTGGACCACTGTTGTTGTTGCAATGGTCTTTGTTATCTGA
- a CDS encoding metal-dependent transcriptional regulator, with protein MTADRIEEYLETILSLSNNGELSVKNKDIAEELGVSQAAVSEMVQKLNDEGFVDHQPYHGVRLTNVGLLKAKKLKRKHHVIEKFLSDVLEVDPEVSHNEACGLEHAVSDIVVESMCRFMGSNNIDCTPVDEEECCLFKESYVALSDLKEGDSGTVVMMTLPDSSKERLTCLGLIAGESVDVKRKQKQGSTSILTRGTEIALGNEIAKKIFVRLGARKRYPRGSGRN; from the coding sequence ATGACTGCAGATCGCATTGAAGAATATCTTGAAACAATACTCTCTCTTAGTAACAACGGCGAACTTTCTGTTAAGAACAAAGATATAGCCGAGGAGCTTGGCGTATCACAGGCTGCAGTTTCCGAAATGGTCCAAAAACTTAACGACGAAGGATTTGTCGATCACCAGCCATACCATGGTGTCCGGCTGACCAATGTAGGTTTGCTGAAGGCAAAAAAGTTAAAACGCAAGCATCATGTGATCGAGAAGTTCCTCTCGGATGTCCTGGAGGTAGATCCTGAAGTCTCACACAACGAGGCGTGTGGTCTTGAACATGCGGTATCCGATATTGTTGTGGAAAGCATGTGCAGGTTCATGGGAAGCAACAATATTGACTGTACTCCGGTTGATGAGGAAGAGTGCTGTCTTTTCAAGGAGAGCTATGTTGCATTGTCCGATCTTAAGGAAGGTGACAGCGGAACAGTGGTCATGATGACCTTGCCTGATTCTTCTAAAGAACGTCTGACATGCCTTGGCCTGATCGCCGGTGAAAGTGTGGACGTCAAGCGCAAGCAGAAGCAGGGTTCAACTTCTATACTGACACGCGGAACAGAGATAGCTCTTGGAAATGAGATCGCCAAGAAGATCTTTGTGCGCCTGGGTGCAAGAAAGAGGTATCCACGCGGAAGTGGTAGAAATTAA